GACCTGGGTTGAGGTGACGGTTCACCCAAATTGTCCCCGTCCTGATCCCCTGAGAGACCTTCATTATCCTCGGGAGGCTACGAGACCATAAGTCCCCTGCGAGACCGAACTTCGAGTCGTTGGAGATCTCTATGGCTTCTTCTTCGTCGTGGAACGGGAGTACGCAGAGGACGGGCCCGAAGATCTCCTCCTGGAAGATCCTCATCTTCCGCTCGACCCCCTCGAAGATCGTGGGCTGGACGAAGAACCCCTTCGAGTAGTCACCGTCGACGAGTCTGTTCCCGCCCCCCGACAGGCGCGCTCCCTCCTCTTGTCCTGACTTCACGTAGCCCAGCACCCGGTCGAGCTGTTGCTCGGAAATGATGGGTCCCATCTCGGTCTTCGCGTCGAGCCCGTTCCCGACACGGATTGAGGCGGCAGCCTGTCTGTACTTGCGCATGAACGAATCGTAGATCGTGTCCTGGACCAGAAGTCTGGAGCCGGCGTTGCAGGACTGGCCCGCGCTCCTAAAGATAGACCACACAGCGCCGGGGAGCGCCGATTCAAGGTTCGCGTCGTCGAAGATGATGTCCGTCGACTTGCCCCCGCACTCGAGGTTCACCTTCTTCAGGTTGGAGGAGGCCATTTCCATGATCTTCCTCCCGGTCTCTGTGGAGCCGGTGAAAGATACCTTGTCGACCTTGGGGCTCCTGACCAGTTCGGATCCGACCGGGTCACCAGGCCCTGTGACCGCGTTGACGACCCCAGGCGGGACCCCCTCGAGGGTGCTGAGGAGCCGGACGAACTCCATCGAAATGCCGGGGGTGTTCCCCGAAGGCTTGATGACGACGGTGCAACCGGCGGCGAGGGCAGGACCCAGCTTCCATGAGAGGAGCGAGATCGGAGAGTTCCAAGGCACGATCAGGGCGCAGACGCCGATGGGCTCCTGGACCACGATGCTGACGTCGGTGCCGCTGTAGCGAGGGACCTTGCCCACGATGTGCCGAGCTGCGGTGGAATAGTACTCTAGCACGTTCGCTGCGTTGGCCAGCTCCCCCTTCGCGTCGGCCAGGGGCTTCCCGTTTTCGAGAGTGAGTAGAAGCGACAGGCTGTCGAGCTCCTTTCTGATCAGCTCAGACATCTCGCGCAGGACCTTGGACCTCTCAGTGGGCCTCTTGGAGGTCCAGACTCCGGAGTCGAAGGCTCTTCGTGCCTCTTCGACTGCCTGACCGACGTCGTCGGGGGTGGACCTCGAGGCCCTGGCGACAGTGTCTCCGGTGGCAGGGTTCTTGCTCTCAATCGTCCCCCCAATGGATTCGACCCACTTTCCCCCAATGAAGTTCGAGTAGGTCTTTGCTTCGTACTTCGTTTGCAAACTTGCGAAATCGACTCTCGAGTTGATATAAGAATGCTATGCGCCGAGGACTCTCGAACCGGATATCGTGAAGCCCGACCGGTAGACGGCGCCTCTCTGGACTTCGACTCGCCCCACATCAAGGGTTGTATCGAGGGTCCCCTCCCCGAGCCAGACATCCGAAATCCGTGAATTGGACTTCGAGATCTCGACCGGCTCTTTGACGTGACCCTGGCTCCCGTCGGTCTGAGGGAAGACCCGCATTCCGAAGGTTGCCCCGAAGCTGGGCAGGTCGGAAGCGGACCCCTCTTTCCCCACCGTCACCCTGACGGCCAGGGTCGTCAGACCTCCTTTGACGCAGAAACCGGAGAAAGCTGTGCCAGGACCGAGAGGCTTCAGTCCCGGGTTCAGGGGATGGAGCCTCGTGAGGGCAATCATGTCGGCCAGGCGTTTCTGGTAGCCGTTGACCAGGCCCCTGAGGAGGGACCATTCGGTGGTGACCCACATTACAGGGAAGAAGACTCCCTGCTTGCCTTTGTAGGCACACTTGACTCCAATCGCGGCCTCCTGATAGAGCGTCCTTTCGGGAGCTGACGCGACCATGCCGACACCCGAGTCGCTCACTGAGATGATTTCGCAGACATAGGCCATGCACTGGCCGTCCCCGACCGCGAAAGGAGCGGGCACGAGGCGAGCCAGGCTTCCGGGTTCTCCCTTGAAGTAGACGGTAATGTAGTCAGCTCCGTAGTGCCAGGGACCCTTCTCTATGGCGGAGGTGTCGCCAGGCTGAAGCGGGTGGTCGAGCAATGGTCTCGCCGACCCTGCCAAAGGTAGAAAAAGCCTTGCTGGGCTCAGGAGCGTAGGATGAAGCTCTGTTCCTTCAGCCTAAGAGGAGAGCCAGGAAACGCAACTCGCCCAGGACTGCTCCAGGGTGGACGAGTCTTCGAGGTCAACGGGGCCTTGACAGTTTGGGACGCCATCCGATCTGCGGGAGAGGTAAGTCCTATTGGGAGTGGACATGATATCGAAGAGGTATTGCTGAGTGCGCCGCTCCCTAGACCCGGGAAGATCATCACGACCATAGTGAACACCGAAGGTATGCTGGGAGGCCGGGACGTCAGGCTCGGCAGGCCGAGGCTCGACATGAAAGCGCCGAGCACCGTGATAGGGCCGGGGGAAGCCATACTTGCGCCGAAGTCGGGAGTCAGGCCGGAGGTAGAGCTCGCCGCTGTCGTCGGGGCGAGAATCGCCAAAGCCACCTCGCTACAGGCCGGAAAGGCAATCATGGGTTTCACTGTGCTGAACGACGTCACTGCTCCGAGCGACTCCCGGGAGGACGCGTACGAAGCCTACAGAAGGGATCAGAGGACAGGGAGGATAGAGAAGAAGACACTAAGGGGCCCGCTCTTCCGCTCAAAGAACCATGACACATTCTGTCCCATCGGACCCTGGATTGTGACGGCCGACGAACTCAAGGACACGAGGAGGCTGAGGATGACGACAAAGTTCGACGACATGCTGGTTCAGGATGGGAGCACGGCAGAGTACATTTTCACCCCCGCGGACATAGCGTCCTACGTTTCTGGCTTCCTTACCCTCGAGCCAGGAGACGTCATTTCGTGCGGCAGTGTGGGTTGGACCCCGGAGGCGCTGGGAGGATTGGACCCCACGGAATTCCTGCTCCCCCAAAGAGAAGGGACCTTGAGGCTGGAGGTCGAGGGAATCGGCGAACTCGTGAACCCAGTGCGCATCGAGAGCTAGGCGTGTACCTTGAGTCCGCACAAAGCTAAAGTAGAGTAGGACGAGAAGTCGGCTCCAGCGTGAGATACTGGGGAGCGGCCTAGATGGGAGCCCGGACCGGAAGCCAGTTCCTGTCAAGGCTGGATGATACGCCTCGTGAATTGTGGTACGGAGAAGAGAGGATCACAGGAAGCGTCTCGAAGCACAGGGCGTTCAGCAGCATAGCGAAGTCGATAGCCGAGCTCTACGACATGCAGAGCAAGGAGGGCCTCGAGGAGACGATGACCTACCCTTCTCCATCAACGGGAGAGAGGTTTGGCGCGAGCTTCCTACAGCCGAAAACAAGGGAGGACCTGGCGAAGAGGACGAAGATGATGAAGACCTGGGCCGATTATTCAGGAGGGGTGCTTGGGCGGACGCCCGACTATCTGAACAGCTCAGTAATGGCCATGGCAGCGGCTGCGGAATTCTTCGGAAGAGAGGGACACGATTTTGCAGGGAACGTCACGAAGTACTATGAATACATCAGAG
This portion of the Nitrososphaerota archaeon genome encodes:
- a CDS encoding aldehyde dehydrogenase family protein, which gives rise to MQTKYEAKTYSNFIGGKWVESIGGTIESKNPATGDTVARASRSTPDDVGQAVEEARRAFDSGVWTSKRPTERSKVLREMSELIRKELDSLSLLLTLENGKPLADAKGELANAANVLEYYSTAARHIVGKVPRYSGTDVSIVVQEPIGVCALIVPWNSPISLLSWKLGPALAAGCTVVIKPSGNTPGISMEFVRLLSTLEGVPPGVVNAVTGPGDPVGSELVRSPKVDKVSFTGSTETGRKIMEMASSNLKKVNLECGGKSTDIIFDDANLESALPGAVWSIFRSAGQSCNAGSRLLVQDTIYDSFMRKYRQAAASIRVGNGLDAKTEMGPIISEQQLDRVLGYVKSGQEEGARLSGGGNRLVDGDYSKGFFVQPTIFEGVERKMRIFQEEIFGPVLCVLPFHDEEEAIEISNDSKFGLAGDLWSRSLPRIMKVSQGIRTGTIWVNRHLNPGPEVPFGGYKQSGLGRETGMEGLAEFLQTKHISLQLTDSSERVRR
- a CDS encoding acetoacetate decarboxylase family protein, producing MLDHPLQPGDTSAIEKGPWHYGADYITVYFKGEPGSLARLVPAPFAVGDGQCMAYVCEIISVSDSGVGMVASAPERTLYQEAAIGVKCAYKGKQGVFFPVMWVTTEWSLLRGLVNGYQKRLADMIALTRLHPLNPGLKPLGPGTAFSGFCVKGGLTTLAVRVTVGKEGSASDLPSFGATFGMRVFPQTDGSQGHVKEPVEISKSNSRISDVWLGEGTLDTTLDVGRVEVQRGAVYRSGFTISGSRVLGA
- a CDS encoding fumarylacetoacetate hydrolase family protein encodes the protein MLSAPLPRPGKIITTIVNTEGMLGGRDVRLGRPRLDMKAPSTVIGPGEAILAPKSGVRPEVELAAVVGARIAKATSLQAGKAIMGFTVLNDVTAPSDSREDAYEAYRRDQRTGRIEKKTLRGPLFRSKNHDTFCPIGPWIVTADELKDTRRLRMTTKFDDMLVQDGSTAEYIFTPADIASYVSGFLTLEPGDVISCGSVGWTPEALGGLDPTEFLLPQREGTLRLEVEGIGELVNPVRIES